From the Sulfuriferula nivalis genome, the window TGTTTGATTCGGCCGTGTCGCAAAATGTAAAACGAAATGCTGCGACGATGGACTTTCACATGTCCTACGGCTTACCCGGCAAGGACGGCTATACCTACACCCGGCCATTCGACTATTTCGATTTTGAGTTTTCTGCCACCAGCGCCAATGTGTTCGAGAACATCATGAGCCGTGGACTGCTAGTCGGCAAAGATTATGCGGCGGGGGAAAACTATCGTGGCGTGTGGGGGCTGTATGGCAGTTACGATTACATCTCACCACAGGTGTTTCGTGTTTCGAGCACTGCGGTGTCACTCGGTACGACTGGGCAGTTGTGGCTTTCGAAAAATGTCGCGCTACAGGGAACTGCTCTCGCTGGTGTCGGCTACGGTGCAGCGGGCACCATACATGGTTCGGGTGAGCGCGATTACCATTACGGCGCTACGCCACAGGCGCTGCTTGCTTTGCGTATGCTCTTCGGTCAGTCCGCCAACCTCGACTTAACGGCACGTTCATACTATGTCAGCGATGTCGCCTCGACAGAAAATCGGGGAACTGAGCGTATTTTGCGCGGTGATGCGGCGTTCACCGTACGTGTTCATGGCCCTCACAGCGTCACCATCAAGTACAACGCTTCACGCCGCGATGCGAGCTATCCCGACCTCGCTACCACACACCAGTCGGTGAATACCCTCAGTCTGCTGTATACGTATTCATTCGGCGATACCCGATTTGGCGCTGTGGATTGGCGCGATACGCCATGAATTGAACAGGGAAAGTAAAAATGACAGCAGTTTTGTTGCTTGTTGAATTTTGACCATGTAATTACTGATAAAAACACCACAAATTTAGCAAAGCCTGTCAACAGAGGGTTCCCTTATTGCGTTATTTGCAGTGACGGCGATAATTTGTTATCCCGATCAACCAATCACCGATTATTTACTTTGAGGATTCCCAAATGAACAAATTATTATCCGCTATCATCGCTGCTGCTTTTGCTGCTGTTTCTTTCACTGCTGTTGCTGCTGATGCACCTGCACCTGCTGCTGAACCAGCTAAAACTGAAATGGCTGCACCAGTAAAGCATAAAGCTAAAAAACATCACGCTAAGAAAAAAGTAGCTGCTAAAAAAGAAGCTGCTGCACCAGCCGCTGAAGCACCTGCTGCGAAGTAATTAGTTTTAGGTAGTATTGAAAAGGCAGGGGTATCCCTGCCTTTTTTATTGATTGTACTGATCAGCTTGCCGATTTTAAGGGTGTTCATTATATGGATGTAATCCGCAATATACAGTCATTCAATGCAGAACGTGAACCTGAGCGGCTGATTATTAAATACCGCAATATGCGGTTAAATCCTTTTGTGTTCCTGCGAGGAACCTGTCATCTATTTTACGACCGCCTGCCGCGTGAGCAGGTGCTGGATCAGGCACCATTGACCTGGTTGTGTGGTGATTTGCATATTGAAAACTTTGGTAGCTATAAAGGTGATAATCGTCTCGTATATTTTGACATTAATGATTTTGATGAGGCTGTGTTGTCACCATGTAGTTGGGATTTGGTTCGTTGTCTAAGCAGTATCCTCGCTGGCGCTAAGAGCATGGGCATCAAACGGGTCGCAGCTCTGGCTTTGTGCCAAAGGTTTCTGGATGGCTATGTGGCTGCATTGAAGAATGGTAAGGCTCGCTGGGTCGAGCGTGATACTGCTGATGGTTTGATTCGAAAACTATTGGATAATCAGCGCAATCAATTACGTCCACAGTTTCTGGATAGTCGTACCGAGCGTAAGGGAAAACAACGCTTAATACGGGTGGACGGGAAAAAGGCATTGCCAGTGAATGATAAGCAACGCAGCAAAATTATTACATTCATGGACAGCTTTGCCAGTAAGCAGCCTAACCCTGAGTTTTTCCAAGTACGTGATGTGGCACGTCGCATTGCAGGTACGGGTAGTTTGGGTGTGGAGCGTTACATTATTCTGGTTGAGGGCAAAGGCTCACCCGATCGTAATTATCTGTTGGATTTGAAGCAGGCATTGCCATCATCGTTATCCTCGCATTTGTTCGTTAAACAGCCAGACTGGCAAACTGAAGCGCATCGCATTGTCGCGTTACAGCAGCGGATGCAAGCCGTTCCTATGGCATTCTTGCAGCCAGTGAAGATCGGCAAAAAATCCTATGTGTTACGTGGTTTGCAACCTAGTGAGGACAGAGTCACGTTAAATGGTGCACAACAACCTCATTTACTAGATGGTGTGATTCTAACCATGGGTGAACTTGTTGCCTGGAGTCAATTACGTAGCAGTGGTCGAAATAATTCTGCTATCACTGATATGTTGATTGATTTTGCACAGAAAAAGAAATGGCAACAAGTGTTAATGGATATCGCTGAACAATGTACTTTGCAGGTAGTGCAAGACTGGAAAGTTTATGCTGAAGCGTTTGATGATGGGGTGTTTGCCAGTTAATTTAGTTTAAGTAGCCTACAGGGTACATCTGGCATTATGTGTTTTTTTCGTGGTTTGATAATGCGAGTATTATCCAAATAGCATTTTATGCGTGTGTATCTTTGGTTCCCAATTCAGGTCATTTTCGGCCTTACTGCAGTCCAGCGTTAAACTTTTATTTGCGCCATCTATCCAGCCAATTTCACCCCCAATGCCTGTGCTGCGCCAAACGAAATTCAGCGCTGCTTTAGCTAATTTAGGTGGGAGTGGAATAGCCAGGTGATGACGTTTAATGATGGTGTCGCGGAAGCTGAAACACGGATTGGCTGAGAGGTTGTAAGCGCCTTGTGCTTTTTTTAATAAAGCGGCAACGATGGCTAGGGCAACATCATCTTCATGTACACATTGCAACACGGGCTGCGGGTCTGGCAGTTTTACATAAAAAGGTTGCCGTAAAATGTTGATTAATAATGGTTGTGCATGCTTTCCAAGGATGATATGCGGGCGTAAACGGCATATCTGTGGGTGGTTTTCTATTAGCCAGTGTTCCAGCTCGGTTTTGTGCTCGGCATACAAAAATCCCTTGATCGGGCGTAGTGGGGCATCTTCATTTAGCCATATTCCATCGCCATAAACTGATGCACTGGAGAGGTGTACGATGTGTTGCATACCTGATGACACTGCGCTGGCTAAGAGTTGCTGTGAAGCGGTGATATTGATTGCACGCATGACGTCAACAGACGTTTTGCCACGAAGTACGACAAAGGCTAAGTGGATGAGTGCATCTTGTTGTTGCAACAGGGCTGGTAGATCAGCGCTGGTCAGATCAGCTTGTGTTGCTGTGAATTTGGGGTGTTGGTAGCGACTGGGCTGAATATCGACGCCTGTAACCTGACTAATTTCAGGATGGTCACACAATAAAGGTAGTAACGCTTGTGCTAAATGACTGCTGCTGCCGGTGACTAGGACGCGCATATTCAGTCGCGTAAAGCAGGCATTACGTCTTGTGCGAGGCAATGCATGGATTCTTGTACGATTTCAGTTGGCACGGCGCCTGCACCTACTGCGCAAAGCAGATTAGTGACGCCGGCTTCACGATATTTTTGTAGTTTGTCTATGCATTCTTCAGGTGTGCCAACAACGGCCATGCCAAAAGTTTCCAGCATGGTTAAGTTGATACCCAGTTTTAACAAGTTGCGGAATTTGCCTAAATCATGGAAATGTTCATAGCTGGGATATAGCTTTTCCAGTACGGGCAGGGTAGTTGCGAATAGTTGCTGATAAAACCAGACAAAGGCTTCTTTAGCTAGGGCTTTAGCCTTTTTACCATCAGGCAGGCAGAGTACACCTACTGTCATGCCTGTACGTGCTGGTTGCGGATTTTGCCAGGCCTCGAGGTAGTGTTTGATATCTTGCTTGACCATAAGCCATGGTTTGAAGGGGCCGGCCAGCATGCCCAGTTGCGCCTGTGCAGCCCAAAGGAATGTATCGGGGCTGACGGCTGCGCTCCAGATGGGTGGATGTGGTGTTTGAACCGGGTAGGGCAATATGTCGAGCGCGTCCAGTTGGTAATGCTGACCATGGTAGGTCACAGGCTGTCGAGCAAAGGCAAGTTTGATGATGTCTAATGACTCGGCGGTCATGGTGCGGCTGTGCGCCATATCTGCTCCAAATGCACGATATTCCTGCGGAGAAAAACCACGGCCTATACCAAGCTCTAAACGGCCATTAGATAAAATATCCAATGTAGCAGCACGTTCGGCTACATGGATGGGGTGGTGGTAAGGCAGTGGCGTTACACCCAAGCCTAGTCGTATATTTTGGGTGCGCTGACTGAGTGCCGCCAGTACCAAATCTGGTTTAGATGAGTGCGAATAACTACGCATAAAGTGATGCTCAACTAACCATGCAGTACCAAACCCCAAACTGTCAGCCAAAGTGATTTCTTGCATGCTTTGTTCAAACGCTTGGGCTTCTGTGCGTTGAATTTGAGGTGGCTGAGAAATTTCGTAGAATAGGTCTAGTTGCATAGGTGTTAATCAGTTGGTTTTTAACTATGACGCCATTGTAACAAGGAAAATACTAAGCTTGGATATTGTTAGGTTGATCTGTGTTTAAGTTTGTTGCCGTTATGTTATTTAGGTTAGAATGATCGCTTTAGTATCCTTATTTTGTGCCGTGTCCACTGATAATCTGATTGAAATTCGTGATGTTTCATTTGCCTATGGTAGTCGTGAGATATTAAAGGGTATCAATCTCAACGCACCTCGTGGCAAAGTCATTGCGATTATGGGTGGCAGTGGTTCTGGAAAAACAACTTTACTTCGTTTAATTGGCGGTCAATTGCGTCCCACGCAAGGCGAAGTGAGTATGGATGGTCAAATTATTCATCAGCTGGGTAATGATGAACTCTACAAAATTCGCCGTAAAATGGGTATGTTGTTTCAGTTTGGTGCGTTATTTACGGATATGTCTGTCTTCGATAACGTGGCTTTTCAAATGCGTGAACACACCGATTTGTCTGAAGAAATGATACGTGATTTGGTATTAATGAAGTTGCACGCTGTCGGTTTACGTGGCGCGCATGAACTGATGCCGCATGAGTTATCAGGTGGTATGGCGCGGCGAGTAGCATTGGCGCGAGCTGTTGCCCTAGATCCACAGTTGATTATGTATGACGAGCCATTTGCTGGTTTAGATCCAATTTCTTTAGGTGTTATTGGTAATCTGATTAGACGTATGACTGATGCACTAGGACTGACTTCAATATTGGTCACACATGACATCCATGAGTCACTTAAAATAGTTGATTATGTTTATTTTATTTCCAATGGGGTGGTAGAAGCCGAAGGTACACCTGAGGAAATTCTGGCTTCTAAATTGCCTTTCGTGCATCAATTTACGCATGCTGAGGAAGATGGGCCCGTACCATTTCATTATCCTGCGCCTGATTATGCAAGTGACTTGGCATTGATTAAAATGGCGGGCAAATGAAAACTAAACAGGGTTTTGTTAGTCGAATTGGCCATGGTCTGATTGATAGTGTGTGGCGCTTGGGTGTTGCAACTCGTTTCTTAATGCAGATTTTGTGGCGATCGGGTCTGAGCTGGAGACGTTTTCAGTTGATTATGCGGGAAATATTTTCCAGTGGTGTGTTGTCGCTGATTATCATTGTAGTGTCAGGTTTGTTTGTAGGTATGGTATTGGGTTTGCAAGGTTATCAAACCCTACAGACTTATGGTACTGAACAATCATTAGGTGTGTTGGTGGCCCTGTCATTGGTGCGTGAGTTAGGGCCAGTTGTCGCCGCATTGTTATTTGCCAGTCGTGCCGGATCTGCGATCACTGCTGAAGTCGGACTGATGAAAACGACTGAGCAGCTAAAGGCGTTGGAAATGATGGCGATAGATCCGATTGCGCGTGTGATTGCACCGCGCTTCTGGGGTGGTGTGATTTCTATGCCATTGTTGGCTGCGATTTTTTCAATTGTAGGTGTGTTTGGTGGCTATTTGATAGGCGTCGTGTTAATCGGTGTGGATGAAGGTGCTTTTTGGTCGCAAATGCAAGCCGCAGTGGATGTGCGCGATGATGTGTTAAACGGCGTGATTAAAAGCGTTGTGTTTGGCTTTGCGATTACAACGATAGCGTTGTTTGAAGGGTTTGATGCCATGCCCACAGCTGAAGGTATCTCGCGTGCCACGACCCGGACAGTGGTGACATCATCATTAGCTATATTGGCACTGGATTTTGTGCTCACTGCGTTTATGTTTAAAGGGGTTTAGTATGGAAAGAGCCAAGCTGGATTTTTGGGTCGGGCTGTTTGTATTAGCGGGTTTTGCTGCGCTGCTGGGACTAGCGCTTAAAGTTGGCAACATGACTAGTTTTAGTACCGCGCAGACATATTTGGTTAATGCCGATTTTAGTAATATTGGAAGTCTCAAAGTACGTGCACCTGTCAAAAGTGCCGGGGTAGTGGTGGGAAGGGTTAGTGACATACGTTTTGATAATCAAAATTTTGAAGCAACTGTAACTTTGAAGTTGGATGCGAAATATCAGTTCCCTAAGGACACTTCTGCCGCAATTATGACGTCAGGCCTGTTGGGTGAGCAATTTGTTGCATTAGATGCGGGTGGTGATGTTAAAAATCTCATAACTGGTGATAAAATCAAAATTACACAATCTGCGGTTGTGTTGGAGAATTTAATCAGTCAGTTTCTATATAATAAAGCGTCAGATGCACCTAAAACGGATGCTGCACAAAAATCAACTCAAGGAATGCAACCATGAAAAAGAGTCTTATCAGCTTATTTGTAGCCGCAGCAATAGCAAGCCCTTTGGCAAATGCGCAAACGGTAAATTTGGCTGAAGCTGTAACCATGAGCTTGAGTGCAGATCCTCGTATTAAAGAACGCGAGCAGTTAGTTGAATCCGCCCGCGCATTGCTTGATGAAGCACAGGGAAATAATGGTCTGCGTATAAGTGCGAACGTATTTGTGGGCTTGGCGCCTGCGGTTAGTGGTGGCTTTTATCAGAATGGTGCAACTTCGGGTACAACTCCCCGTTCTGATGGTCCTTTCCCTGGCGGATTATCTGATTGGACTTCATTACAGTTTTCTATCATTAAACCGCTTTATACTTTCGGCAAAATTGAGCATTACAGCGAGGCTGCTAAAGGCAATATCGATGTAAAGCGAGGTGATGTACGTATTAGCCAGGCTGATACAGTCATGGATGTGAAACGTGCGTATTATGGATATTTGACTGCAAGGGATAGTCGTCGCTTATTAGAAGACGTTCAGGGTAAATTGAATGATGCTTTGTCACGTGTACTACGTAATCTTAAGGCGGATAATGGTGAATCCAAGCAGTCTGATTTGTATGCCCTACAAGCTGCGAATGGGATGCTGGCAAAATACCACAGCCAGGCACAAGCCATAGAAAAAATCAGCCTGGATGGATTGAAATTACTTACAGGTGTGGGTTTAGATGCCAATCTCACAGTCGCTGATGATAGCCTGACTCCTGTAGCGTTACCGAAGGGTAGCTTAACTGACTTTGAAAATACGGCCGTTGCTAATCGTCCTGAAATGGCGCAACTGGAAGCTGGCATGCGTGCACGTCGTGCATTAGTCGCAGCGAAGAAGTCGGAAAATTATCCTAACCTTTACGCGGGTGTAATTGGGCAGGCAAATTATGCTTCACGTCGCGACACACTGAATAATCCATATGTTTATGACCCGTTTAATAATGCAGGATTAACGCCCGTTGTCGGTATGAAGTGGGATATGGTGCAAGATGTATCCAATGCGCAAATTGCACAGGCGCAAGCTGAGTTGGAAGCATTGAATTACAAAACACAATTTGCTCAAGCAGGAATCCCGTTCCAAGTGTCCGAGGCTTACAATCAAGTTCAAGCTAATTATGATGCCCTAAAACAGCTTGCTGATGGAGCAGCCGCTGGTAGACGATGGATGATAGCTTCACTGGCAGATTTTAGTGCTGGTTTAGAGAAAGCTGACAAAGTAGCTGACGCATTAAAAACTTATGCATTGACTCAGGCTGAATACTTGCGCACAGTGAATGATTACAATATGGATGTAGCGCAATTGTCGCGCGCAATAGGTGAAACTAATTAACACTATGATGATTTTAAGAAAAAAAATGAATTACATTGTTGGATTGTTGCTATTGGCTTTTAGTGTATTAACTTACGCGGACAATGTGCCTCCTGATGTTTTGGTGAAAAATACAACTGTAGATGTTACAACTATATTAAAGCGTGATAAGGCTGTTTTGCTTAATGATTCACAAAAGCTGTACGCGCTAATTGATGCCAAGGTGTTGCCGCATTTTGATTTTAATCAAATGACTATGCTGGCAGTGGGACGTTATTGGCGTCAGGCGACACCCGTGCAGCAGCAGTCGCTCATTAAAGAATTTCGTACGTTATTGGTGCGGACTTATGCGAATGCATTGGCTGAATTTAATAATCAGGTAATAGAGTTTAAGCCTTTCAATATGGCAGCGAATGCAACTGATGCAACAGTGCAGACACAAGTGAAGCAGCCAGGTGCACAACCTATTCCTATTGATTACAGTATGGAAAAAACTGACGCAGGCTGGAAAGTTTATGACGTCAGTATCGATGGAGTCAGTTTGGTTACCAACTATCGTAGTTCTTTTGCTACTGAGATACGTAATTCTGGTATAGATGGATTAATCCATACTTTGGCAGGACGTAATCAACAAAATGCGCCTACAAAACCGGCGACGACCAAGTAATTTATGGCATTGGTTCATTCAGTTTCTGGTGAGTTAACCCTCAATACTGCTACTCAGCAGTTAGTTAATGCTTTAGACGCAATTAAACACGGTTGTGTAGAGTTTGATTTTGCTAATGTAGCTAAATTAGATTCTGCAGCCTTGGCATTCATTTTGACTTGTCAACGTGCTGCTAATGCTATTAATCAAAAGATACATTTTTCACATCTGCCTGAAAATCTTATAAATCTTGCTACGTTATATGGTGTAGCGCCTTTTCTCGATATCTGACTGTTGTGATTAGTGCAATCAAAATTGAACAACTCCATAAGCATTTTGGTGGTTTACATGCGTTAAAAGGGGTATCCCTCGATATTGCTCAAGGTGAATTTTTTGCATTGTTAGGCCCAAATGGCGCTGGTAAAACTACGCTGATTAGTATACTGGCAGGGCTTACAAGAGCGGATGGCGGCACAGTTCAAGTAATGGGGCATAATGTGGTTACGGATTATCGTGCTGCAAGGCGATTGCTCGGTGTAGTGCCGCAAGAACTTGCTTACGATCCGTTCTTTACTGTGCGTGAGAATTTGCGTATTCAATCTGGTTATTTTGGTTTGCGCCATAATGATGATTGGATAGATGAAATTATGACTAATTTAGGTTTGATGGATAAAGCCACTACTAATATGCGTGCCTTGTCTGGTGGTATGAAGCGACGGGTTTTGGTAGCGCAGGCATTAGTTCATAAACCCCCAGTGATTGTTCTTGATGAACCTACGGCAGGCGTTGATGTTTCATTACGCACATCTTTATGGGAGTTTGTCAGTGGCTTGAATAAATCCGGACATACGATTATTTTGACTACTCATTATTTAGAGGAAGCTGAAGCGCTATGTAATCGTGTGGGAATATTGAATCAAGGGCAGATTGTTGCGTTAGATACAACAGCAGAATTATTAAAATCATCTGGTGAGTTAAAGCTGAAGATTCAAATTAAGCCTAATCAGTTGCCACTGGGATTGCGCTCTTATGTTGTGAAAGAGGCGGATGATGCTTACAGCTTGTTAATACATAAACCAGCTGAGGTTGAGGGTATATTGGCGCAGTTAAGAATGGCCGGGATAACTTTAGTAGATATGGCACTTACTAAGCCTGATCTAGAAGATGTGTTTTTGCAGATGACGTCATCAATATGATAGGTTTTTATACGTTGTTATATAAAGAGATGTTACGGTTCTGGAAGGTTTCCTTTCAGACCGTGCTCGCTCCTGTGATCACAGCTTTATTATATTTAATGATTTTTTCGCATGTATTGGCTGAACATGTGCAGGTATATTCAGGTGTGGGTTATACGGCTTTTTTGATACCTGGTTTGGTAATGATGTCTATGTTGCAGAACGCGTTCGCGAATAGCTCATCTAGCCTGATACAATCCAAAATTACAGGTAACATTGTGTTTGTGTTGTTACCCCCCATCTCTTATGTTGAGTTTTTTACAGCCTATGTAATCGCAGCCGTTGCACGAGGTTTGGTTGTCGGTTTGGGGGTGTTTTTAGTTACTATGGTGTTCGCAATTCCACCTATAACTCATTGGATATGGTTAATTGCATTTGCAATATTAGGTTCGGCTGTTATGGGTGCGCTAGGCGTGCTGGCAGGGATATGGGCAGACAAATTTGACCAGCTTGCGGCTTTTCAAAACTTTCTTATTATGCCATTAACCTTTTTATCTGGTGTGTTTTATTCGATTCATAGCTTGCCTCCAATTTGGCTCGCAATATCAAAGTTTAATCCTGTGTTTTATATGATAGATGGATTCCGATTCGGTTTTTTTGGCGTCAGTGATGTATCACCTAGTTTGAGTATGTTAGTTGTATTCTGTTGCTTTGTGGCATTATCTGCATTTTGTTTGATTTTATTACAACGTGGCTACAAGCTGCGACATTAAGAAGTGAATTATTGATGGTACAACCTGATAGCATTAAATTATACATAGAGCAGGGTATGTCCTGCGATTTTGTTAACGTAGTGGGCGATGGACAGCATTTTGAAGCTGTGATTGTCAGCAACGAATTTGCAGGTAAAAGTCGCGTTCAGCAACACCAAGTCGTTTATCGCGCATTGGGTGATCGCATGAAATCTGAAATTCATGCATTGTCGATGAAGACCTATACTCCTGAACAGTGGGCTGAGGCGGGTAGATAATTATGGATAAACTCGCAATTCTTGGTGGCACACGCTTGCAAGGTGAAGTACGTATTTCAGGTGCAAAGAATGCGGCATTGCCGATATTGTGTGCTGGCTTGCTGACTGCAGAAATTTTGCATCTAGATAATCTACCTAAGCTTAAAGACATTAGTACGTCATTGACGCTGCTTGGGCATATCGGCATGCAAGTTAATTTGGATGACCAAAATGGTGTGGATTTAAATGCTAAAAATCTTCCAAATCTAGAAGCGCCTTATGACTTGGTTAAAACGATGCGTGCTTCTATTCTGGTTCTAGGGCCATTATTAGCGAGATTTGGTGAGGCTATGGTTTCATTGCCAGGAGGCTGTGCAATTGGTTCTCGACCTGTTGATTTGCATATCAAGGGTTTGCAAGCCATGGGTGCAGAGATCCATATAGAGCATGGTTATATTCATGCCAAAGCCAGTCGTTTGCAAGGTGCACG encodes:
- a CDS encoding TolC family protein, with the protein product MKKSLISLFVAAAIASPLANAQTVNLAEAVTMSLSADPRIKEREQLVESARALLDEAQGNNGLRISANVFVGLAPAVSGGFYQNGATSGTTPRSDGPFPGGLSDWTSLQFSIIKPLYTFGKIEHYSEAAKGNIDVKRGDVRISQADTVMDVKRAYYGYLTARDSRRLLEDVQGKLNDALSRVLRNLKADNGESKQSDLYALQAANGMLAKYHSQAQAIEKISLDGLKLLTGVGLDANLTVADDSLTPVALPKGSLTDFENTAVANRPEMAQLEAGMRARRALVAAKKSENYPNLYAGVIGQANYASRRDTLNNPYVYDPFNNAGLTPVVGMKWDMVQDVSNAQIAQAQAELEALNYKTQFAQAGIPFQVSEAYNQVQANYDALKQLADGAAAGRRWMIASLADFSAGLEKADKVADALKTYALTQAEYLRTVNDYNMDVAQLSRAIGETN
- the mlaD gene encoding outer membrane lipid asymmetry maintenance protein MlaD — encoded protein: MERAKLDFWVGLFVLAGFAALLGLALKVGNMTSFSTAQTYLVNADFSNIGSLKVRAPVKSAGVVVGRVSDIRFDNQNFEATVTLKLDAKYQFPKDTSAAIMTSGLLGEQFVALDAGGDVKNLITGDKIKITQSAVVLENLISQFLYNKASDAPKTDAAQKSTQGMQP
- a CDS encoding ABC transporter permease, whose protein sequence is MIGFYTLLYKEMLRFWKVSFQTVLAPVITALLYLMIFSHVLAEHVQVYSGVGYTAFLIPGLVMMSMLQNAFANSSSSLIQSKITGNIVFVLLPPISYVEFFTAYVIAAVARGLVVGLGVFLVTMVFAIPPITHWIWLIAFAILGSAVMGALGVLAGIWADKFDQLAAFQNFLIMPLTFLSGVFYSIHSLPPIWLAISKFNPVFYMIDGFRFGFFGVSDVSPSLSMLVVFCCFVALSAFCLILLQRGYKLRH
- a CDS encoding DUF2252 domain-containing protein encodes the protein MDVIRNIQSFNAEREPERLIIKYRNMRLNPFVFLRGTCHLFYDRLPREQVLDQAPLTWLCGDLHIENFGSYKGDNRLVYFDINDFDEAVLSPCSWDLVRCLSSILAGAKSMGIKRVAALALCQRFLDGYVAALKNGKARWVERDTADGLIRKLLDNQRNQLRPQFLDSRTERKGKQRLIRVDGKKALPVNDKQRSKIITFMDSFASKQPNPEFFQVRDVARRIAGTGSLGVERYIILVEGKGSPDRNYLLDLKQALPSSLSSHLFVKQPDWQTEAHRIVALQQRMQAVPMAFLQPVKIGKKSYVLRGLQPSEDRVTLNGAQQPHLLDGVILTMGELVAWSQLRSSGRNNSAITDMLIDFAQKKKWQQVLMDIAEQCTLQVVQDWKVYAEAFDDGVFAS
- the mlaE gene encoding lipid asymmetry maintenance ABC transporter permease subunit MlaE — protein: MKTKQGFVSRIGHGLIDSVWRLGVATRFLMQILWRSGLSWRRFQLIMREIFSSGVLSLIIIVVSGLFVGMVLGLQGYQTLQTYGTEQSLGVLVALSLVRELGPVVAALLFASRAGSAITAEVGLMKTTEQLKALEMMAIDPIARVIAPRFWGGVISMPLLAAIFSIVGVFGGYLIGVVLIGVDEGAFWSQMQAAVDVRDDVLNGVIKSVVFGFAITTIALFEGFDAMPTAEGISRATTRTVVTSSLAILALDFVLTAFMFKGV
- a CDS encoding STAS domain-containing protein, with amino-acid sequence MALVHSVSGELTLNTATQQLVNALDAIKHGCVEFDFANVAKLDSAALAFILTCQRAANAINQKIHFSHLPENLINLATLYGVAPFLDI
- a CDS encoding NAD-dependent epimerase/dehydratase family protein; this encodes MRVLVTGSSSHLAQALLPLLCDHPEISQVTGVDIQPSRYQHPKFTATQADLTSADLPALLQQQDALIHLAFVVLRGKTSVDVMRAINITASQQLLASAVSSGMQHIVHLSSASVYGDGIWLNEDAPLRPIKGFLYAEHKTELEHWLIENHPQICRLRPHIILGKHAQPLLINILRQPFYVKLPDPQPVLQCVHEDDVALAIVAALLKKAQGAYNLSANPCFSFRDTIIKRHHLAIPLPPKLAKAALNFVWRSTGIGGEIGWIDGANKSLTLDCSKAENDLNWEPKIHTHKMLFG
- a CDS encoding ABC transporter ATP-binding protein encodes the protein MISAIKIEQLHKHFGGLHALKGVSLDIAQGEFFALLGPNGAGKTTLISILAGLTRADGGTVQVMGHNVVTDYRAARRLLGVVPQELAYDPFFTVRENLRIQSGYFGLRHNDDWIDEIMTNLGLMDKATTNMRALSGGMKRRVLVAQALVHKPPVIVLDEPTAGVDVSLRTSLWEFVSGLNKSGHTIILTTHYLEEAEALCNRVGILNQGQIVALDTTAELLKSSGELKLKIQIKPNQLPLGLRSYVVKEADDAYSLLIHKPAEVEGILAQLRMAGITLVDMALTKPDLEDVFLQMTSSI
- a CDS encoding ABC transporter ATP-binding protein translates to MSTDNLIEIRDVSFAYGSREILKGINLNAPRGKVIAIMGGSGSGKTTLLRLIGGQLRPTQGEVSMDGQIIHQLGNDELYKIRRKMGMLFQFGALFTDMSVFDNVAFQMREHTDLSEEMIRDLVLMKLHAVGLRGAHELMPHELSGGMARRVALARAVALDPQLIMYDEPFAGLDPISLGVIGNLIRRMTDALGLTSILVTHDIHESLKIVDYVYFISNGVVEAEGTPEEILASKLPFVHQFTHAEEDGPVPFHYPAPDYASDLALIKMAGK
- a CDS encoding LLM class flavin-dependent oxidoreductase yields the protein MQLDLFYEISQPPQIQRTEAQAFEQSMQEITLADSLGFGTAWLVEHHFMRSYSHSSKPDLVLAALSQRTQNIRLGLGVTPLPYHHPIHVAERAATLDILSNGRLELGIGRGFSPQEYRAFGADMAHSRTMTAESLDIIKLAFARQPVTYHGQHYQLDALDILPYPVQTPHPPIWSAAVSPDTFLWAAQAQLGMLAGPFKPWLMVKQDIKHYLEAWQNPQPARTGMTVGVLCLPDGKKAKALAKEAFVWFYQQLFATTLPVLEKLYPSYEHFHDLGKFRNLLKLGINLTMLETFGMAVVGTPEECIDKLQKYREAGVTNLLCAVGAGAVPTEIVQESMHCLAQDVMPALRD
- a CDS encoding BolA family protein, with protein sequence MVQPDSIKLYIEQGMSCDFVNVVGDGQHFEAVIVSNEFAGKSRVQQHQVVYRALGDRMKSEIHALSMKTYTPEQWAEAGR
- a CDS encoding MlaC/ttg2D family ABC transporter substrate-binding protein is translated as MNYIVGLLLLAFSVLTYADNVPPDVLVKNTTVDVTTILKRDKAVLLNDSQKLYALIDAKVLPHFDFNQMTMLAVGRYWRQATPVQQQSLIKEFRTLLVRTYANALAEFNNQVIEFKPFNMAANATDATVQTQVKQPGAQPIPIDYSMEKTDAGWKVYDVSIDGVSLVTNYRSSFATEIRNSGIDGLIHTLAGRNQQNAPTKPATTK